Proteins encoded by one window of Candidatus Saccharibacteria bacterium:
- a CDS encoding glycosyltransferase: MKILLVSESYWPNADGGALFERRLVQGLIGRGHQVQVWAPGRKFRSYEQHDGKSLIHRERAVTFFFNPKYKASFVPATHTRQVFNSAKADIVHIHNPFMLGRTSMRYARRHDVPVVATNHLMPENFLLNLKGIKFLYGRLHTFYWHWLVRFHNKATFVTTPTPTALSFLKKYGLKTPAEAVTNGVDTDIFKPRTKSVKTLQKYKIPSDKPIVLYVGRVDGEKRLDILLKSMPHVLKNTTAHLVICGSGIAMDRLKNLAQKLNIQSSVTFTGYIDEADKPLIYNSANLFAISSPAELQSIVTLEAMASGLPVVSVDVAALHELVHNNANGYLFTENNSGMMAEKITEILKSPDRADKFGKASREIVVKNHSNTAMLNKYENIFQKVVAK, encoded by the coding sequence ATGAAGATTTTACTGGTAAGTGAAAGTTATTGGCCCAATGCCGATGGCGGGGCCTTGTTTGAGCGCCGATTGGTTCAGGGCCTAATCGGTCGAGGCCACCAGGTTCAGGTGTGGGCTCCTGGTAGAAAGTTTCGCAGCTACGAGCAGCACGATGGCAAGTCGCTAATCCACCGAGAGCGAGCTGTAACCTTCTTTTTTAACCCCAAGTACAAGGCTAGTTTTGTGCCCGCCACCCATACTCGCCAGGTATTTAACAGTGCTAAAGCCGATATCGTGCACATTCACAACCCCTTTATGCTGGGGCGTACTAGCATGCGCTATGCTCGGCGTCATGATGTTCCCGTAGTAGCCACCAATCACCTAATGCCTGAGAACTTTTTGCTAAACCTAAAAGGCATAAAGTTTTTATACGGCCGGCTCCACACCTTTTATTGGCATTGGCTGGTGCGATTTCACAATAAGGCCACATTTGTAACTACTCCAACCCCAACGGCTTTAAGTTTTCTAAAAAAATATGGTCTCAAAACGCCAGCCGAAGCCGTGACCAATGGTGTTGACACCGACATCTTTAAACCCCGAACCAAATCTGTAAAAACCCTGCAAAAGTACAAAATTCCTAGCGACAAACCGATTGTGCTATACGTCGGCCGGGTGGACGGCGAAAAACGACTCGACATTTTGCTAAAATCTATGCCGCATGTGTTAAAAAACACAACAGCCCACTTGGTTATATGTGGTTCTGGCATAGCTATGGACCGGCTCAAAAATTTAGCTCAAAAGCTGAACATCCAGAGCTCGGTTACATTTACAGGTTACATAGACGAGGCCGACAAGCCGCTTATCTATAACAGTGCCAATCTGTTTGCCATTAGCTCGCCAGCCGAGCTACAAAGCATAGTTACGCTCGAGGCTATGGCTAGTGGGCTACCAGTGGTGTCGGTCGATGTTGCCGCTCTGCACGAACTTGTCCATAATAATGCCAACGGCTACCTATTTACCGAGAACAACTCGGGCATGATGGCCGAAAAAATCACCGAGATCTTAAAAAGCCCCGACAGGGCCGACAAGTTTGGCAAAGCCAGTCGCGAAATTGTGGTTAAAAACCATTCCAACACCGCCATGCTCAACAAATACGAAAACATCTTTCAGAAAGTAGTAGCCAAGTGA